One genomic region from Clarias gariepinus isolate MV-2021 ecotype Netherlands chromosome 20, CGAR_prim_01v2, whole genome shotgun sequence encodes:
- the LOC128508418 gene encoding fucolectin-like: MTNSQNLVFLCLGLCIFSSQWILTHQQVNVALQGIAVQSSTYMNRYSANLAIDGSTVSNMGSGSCTHTNGDYGAWWRVDLLALFDISTVIITNRGDACAERINGAEIHIGTSLVNNGNNNPRCVVISSIPLGVSASYTCNMMGRYVNIIIPKIYQFLSLCEVQVFGVPVPIIKRVFLSFKIKSNEDVNNPTIRDKVLLKIQSLSLQQPVFQIHWTKKPELKTKT; this comes from the exons ATGACGAATTCTCAGAACcttgtgtttctttgtttag ggtTATGCATTTTCTCATCACAGTGGATACTGACCCATCAGCAAG taaaTGTGGCCTTACAAGGCATAGCAGTACAATCTTCTACATATATGAACCGTTATTCTGCCAACTTGGCTATTGATGGCAGCACAGTATCTAACATGGGTTCTGgttcatgtacacacacaaatggagACTATGGTGCATGGTGGCGGGTGGATTTGCTGGCATTGTTCGATATTAGCACTGTAATCATTACTAACAGAGGCGACGCCTGTGCAGAGCGAATAAATGGTGCAGAGATTCACATTGGCACATCTCTAGTCAACAATGGCAACAATAACCCCAG aTGTGTTGTTATTTCTAGCATTCCTCTTGGAGTGTCTGCAAGCTACACCTGCAATATGATGGGTCGTTACGTGAACATCATCATTCCCAAAATTTACcagtttctttctctttgtgaGGTGCAAGTCTTTGGAGTTCCAg TGCCCATTATTAAGAGGGTATTTCTGAGCTTTAAGATTAAGAGCAATGAGGATGTCAACAACCCCACCATTAGGGACAAGGTTCTTCTAAAG ATTCAATCGCTCAGTCTTCAGCAACCGGTGTTTCAGATTCACTGGACAAAGAAACCAGAACTGAAAACTAAAACTTGA